A region of the Parasteatoda tepidariorum isolate YZ-2023 chromosome 7, CAS_Ptep_4.0, whole genome shotgun sequence genome:
TTTGTAATTGAATACAATGTTAATCTAATagtaatgtaatattttgttatctAGTATCGCAGTTACctaccttaaaaatatattaacaaatgatagtatacttaattatttggtGCTAATTAACACTGTACCAATTACCGGAACAAAAGTGATATctattaccaaaataaaaaatagatcaaTGACGTCATCAATAGATTTTTAGCGTTTCCAGGGATGAATAAATATCCTTTCTCCATTAACTTTGCTCCTTAGTGCatactcattattttaaatcaattaccgctagttttaatttatttagttttatagaaacaagtttgtttattttaaatgacataataaaattcattttatattaaacatcattgatattatattataaaatgcttcataaccatcgttgagcagctgacccaattttttggttctacgtctactaatgttcaactccttagccttgttttttgaacccattccagaagacaaggaaacacctggatcaaatattgggggaaatttgccttcggggaggactttttgatgaacttgagttacatggtgaggaaaaccttccacggttagcctgacggcaagggaacgattgtggtcggtgtaagccggatgtggaacccgtattgaccagccaccgctaggattcgaacctggttcacctcattggaaggtgaacgctctatcccctgatctATCACGGCTcctataaattatttgaagaaaaaaaatacagattcgtctttattttaatttcaacaaagTCTAATGCTAAACAAATGAGAACATGCCCTTTTTGAAAAAGCGCAGTTAAACCCAAATGAGCAATGTTTTGAAATGTAGTATAATTAAGTTTCGTTAATATGCCATTTTAATATGCCTCTTTAAATTTGtcgcatttaatttaatatattttattaattatcagtGTTTAGTGAtagatttctatttttacaGTCTCTCAATTAGTCCTCAGCGATTCTAATGATACGTCAGAAAGAGGGGTTTCTAATCAAACGTCTGCAAGAAAGTCTTCTAATCATACGTCTAAAATGAAGTCTTCTAATCATACGTCTGATGATGATTTAAGCACTGAAagtgatgaagaaaaaattgaaaaattccttCTTTGCCttgaaaatcatgaatttgCTTACGTTGATTGCTTTAGAAATATAGGTATCGTCACTACaaaagatatttcaaatatgACTAGGGATGAAGCTCGAGATTTTACATGCgcgtaagtattttttttttatcagttccTTTCATTTATTGATTAACTGATGATAAActacgaattaaatttttcaaaaattcaatgtaAATGTAATTCGGTTTTCTTATTCGCATTTGAAACTCGCACttcttaaattatgtttatttagtcGAGAACAGTAGTTATCTACTTGTTTCATAATAACAAGTTGTtcagtttactatttttttttaactctacaGTAATTTCCTTTGtgaaaagaattagttttaactaatgacaaattaattcaatatgaatgatttaatatgaatgatttaatatgaatattctCCACgtcttttgattttcatttcaattgttAATGAAAGTGTTACTACCAGATTACTGTTGCAAAACCGAATCAGAAGTCTGGCTCTTAGAAAACAtcaattaaacagaaaaaagatttattaatgcaatttttttaaatgaaaagtaataattgtaatatcTATACTAGCATCAAAATAGTTGTCTAGTTTTGGTAATGAAgccactatatatttaaaatttatttaaagtacttGGCTCCTCGTTATTTAATCCTGGTCTTGAACTGGTaccaatataaaattatttccttttcatgATGTTGTATCGCATagcaatagaaaaagaaaacattcgtttcatttttttgatttctttttcatatactTAATATTGGCCTTAACCATTTttcaaggtaaaataaaaaaaaaaaacatttttgcatacCGAGATATTTAAGAGTTAgtgtttgaagaaattttaaaatattgaaaaaggttAATCAATTTCAATGATGTTTCTAACACTATAATGCGATTGAAC
Encoded here:
- the LOC107437584 gene encoding uncharacterized protein codes for the protein MFSKIISLSLLVLCFITFVSQLVLSDSNDTSERGVSNQTSARKSSNHTSKMKSSNHTSDDDLSTESDEEKIEKFLLCLENHEFAYVDCFRNIGIVTTKDISNMTRDEARDFTCALENSEINCFNLKNNVYCRNDVDPFQNLFREVTPNVTVQCNNTGIVKFQSVQFSI